In one window of Pseudodesulfovibrio sediminis DNA:
- a CDS encoding single-stranded DNA-binding protein: protein MAGSMNKVILIGRLGRDPELSYTPAGQARAKFSVATDEGYRDKQTGQKVEKTEWHNVVAWRQTAEFCGKFLGKGRLVMVEGKLQTRKWQDQNTGQDRYMTEIVADNVQGLDRAPEGQYAGQQQGGYQQQNNNYQQQGGYQQPQQGQGQPQQGGQPQQPQQPQQPEEDLGPAFPSEASGMDDVPF from the coding sequence ATGGCTGGAAGTATGAATAAAGTGATTCTCATAGGCAGGCTCGGACGTGATCCCGAGTTGTCGTATACACCCGCCGGGCAGGCACGGGCTAAGTTTTCCGTTGCCACGGACGAGGGATATAGGGACAAGCAGACAGGCCAGAAGGTCGAGAAGACCGAGTGGCACAACGTTGTCGCCTGGCGTCAGACAGCTGAGTTCTGCGGCAAGTTCCTTGGCAAGGGCCGTCTGGTCATGGTCGAGGGCAAATTGCAGACCCGCAAATGGCAGGATCAGAACACCGGACAGGATCGGTACATGACGGAAATCGTGGCCGACAATGTCCAGGGTCTGGATCGTGCTCCTGAGGGCCAGTATGCCGGTCAGCAGCAGGGTGGATACCAGCAGCAGAACAATAACTACCAGCAGCAGGGCGGGTACCAACAGCCTCAGCAGGGACAGGGGCAGCCGCAACAAGGTGGACAGCCCCAGCAGCCCCAGCAACCCCAGCAACCGGAAGAGGATCTCGGTCCGGCTTTCCCGTCCGAGGCCAGCGGCATGGACGACGTCCCGTTCTAA
- a CDS encoding DEAD/DEAH box helicase: MSNGEEHIVKSILQDFIGNSVPDYILESAHEIVAANGVAKLALKKREQYWDIDGSVHGDEFQNYTSEIGLNLSEKSINYYCNCPDSFSGVCRHVAATAVKLMKSLDTDSDETMPTPRTDWRQTFRPFFATELEPEAGRHYIIYRIYPELGRLQVAFFRARQNKSGISQVQNEITLAQIVENSDWCDTSPALPGVAEQIGHYLDYWGHKVEIPAGLHSWFFRAIKGEYYLYLRESDQPVTVESKTMQLKLSPHLSEDGLNFEILLAREDKMPFPITDEEEIYFYGRLPLWVYYKNSFYPVQTGLEPKLVQAMVEQKPIVPHADVSEFLDRVWTQIPVSALYGQEDFLERVGPIFQDAEYDPKLYLDEEGSLLVLKIQNIYTNEHGEFVMPGPNPDLQTGSYHEGGKSYLIRRAQDEEAQLFAELQDMNFQARNNHIWFMEQEEAINFLLDYYPQLVEAYRVFGEQNLTRYKVRTTQPQVVAEVETDEEEKWFNLELSVEYDDQRVPIDVIWEAWTKGKRYVQLKDGSYTSLPESWLNKLGHKLKALGFDPEKAPKQHFNQFETPVLEKILEDLPQAQTDEFFVKLKEKINNFDEIKIIEQPEALQATLRPYQAQGLSYLNFLREYGFGGILADEMGLGKTIQTLSYIQSLVDRGIEGPNLIIVPTSVLPNWEREAQKFVPTLKLLTIYGAKREGLFQHIKDSNMVITTYALLRRDLDELLKFEYASVILDEAQNIKNPNTITARSVRKLQAGLRVCLSGTPIENNLFELWSLFEFLMPGFLGSQHSFQRGIVKPIKDGDEETLEYLRTRVKPFILRRTKAEVAKDLPPKIETTHYCELVDEQRELYNALAKKLKDQVLRDVEEKGMAKSQMSILDALLKLRQICCHPRLLKLDMPGVSTNLPSGKFDAFKDLIVDIIDGGHKVLVFSQFVKMLHVIRNWLQIREIPFAYLDGSSKDRFEQVDRFNDSPDIPIFLISLKAGGTGLNLTSADYVIHYDPWWNPAVENQATDRTHRIGQKRQVFAYKMICQNTVEERILKLQEQKKDVANAIIPGQSALKSLTRDDLEMLFEI; encoded by the coding sequence ATGAGCAACGGCGAAGAACATATAGTCAAATCCATTCTGCAAGATTTCATTGGGAACAGCGTACCGGATTATATTCTGGAAAGCGCCCATGAAATAGTTGCTGCCAACGGTGTTGCCAAGCTGGCTCTCAAGAAACGAGAGCAGTACTGGGACATCGACGGTTCCGTGCATGGCGATGAATTCCAGAACTATACGTCTGAAATTGGTCTGAATCTGTCTGAAAAATCCATCAACTATTACTGCAATTGCCCGGACTCTTTCTCCGGCGTATGCCGCCACGTGGCTGCCACTGCGGTCAAATTGATGAAATCACTGGACACGGATTCCGATGAAACAATGCCCACTCCCCGTACAGACTGGCGCCAGACCTTCCGTCCGTTCTTTGCCACGGAGCTTGAGCCTGAAGCCGGACGGCATTACATCATATATCGAATTTATCCGGAACTTGGTCGCCTTCAGGTGGCTTTCTTCCGCGCCCGTCAGAACAAGTCCGGCATATCTCAGGTGCAGAACGAAATCACGCTTGCCCAGATCGTAGAGAATTCCGATTGGTGCGACACCTCACCGGCTCTGCCAGGCGTGGCTGAACAGATCGGCCACTATCTGGACTATTGGGGGCACAAAGTCGAAATCCCGGCTGGCCTGCACTCCTGGTTCTTCCGTGCAATCAAGGGAGAATATTACCTCTATCTGCGTGAGTCCGACCAGCCCGTGACTGTCGAGTCCAAAACCATGCAGCTCAAACTGTCACCGCATCTGAGCGAAGACGGTCTGAATTTCGAAATTCTGCTGGCCCGTGAAGACAAGATGCCGTTCCCCATCACCGATGAGGAAGAAATCTATTTCTATGGCCGCCTGCCGCTGTGGGTTTATTACAAGAATTCCTTCTACCCGGTACAGACCGGGCTAGAACCCAAGCTCGTACAGGCCATGGTGGAGCAGAAACCCATCGTACCGCATGCGGACGTGTCCGAATTCCTGGACCGCGTCTGGACACAGATTCCTGTTTCCGCCCTGTATGGCCAGGAAGACTTCCTTGAACGCGTCGGCCCCATCTTCCAGGACGCCGAGTACGATCCCAAGCTGTACCTTGATGAAGAAGGTTCCCTGCTGGTTCTCAAGATTCAGAACATCTACACCAACGAACATGGTGAATTCGTCATGCCCGGTCCCAACCCGGATCTGCAAACCGGCAGCTATCATGAGGGTGGCAAATCTTATCTTATCCGCCGTGCGCAGGATGAGGAAGCACAGCTGTTCGCTGAATTGCAGGACATGAATTTCCAGGCCAGAAACAACCACATCTGGTTCATGGAGCAGGAGGAAGCGATCAACTTCCTGCTCGACTATTACCCGCAACTGGTTGAGGCCTATAGAGTTTTCGGCGAACAGAACCTGACTCGCTACAAAGTTCGCACCACACAGCCTCAGGTTGTGGCCGAGGTCGAGACAGACGAAGAAGAGAAATGGTTCAACCTCGAACTGTCGGTGGAATACGACGATCAGCGCGTTCCCATCGATGTTATCTGGGAAGCCTGGACCAAGGGCAAACGCTATGTGCAGCTCAAAGACGGCTCGTACACAAGTCTGCCCGAATCGTGGCTCAACAAGCTGGGCCACAAACTCAAGGCGCTTGGCTTTGACCCGGAAAAGGCACCCAAGCAGCACTTCAATCAATTCGAGACCCCTGTTCTTGAAAAGATTCTGGAAGACCTGCCCCAGGCCCAGACTGATGAATTTTTCGTTAAACTCAAAGAGAAGATCAACAACTTCGACGAGATCAAGATCATTGAGCAGCCAGAGGCCCTGCAGGCCACGCTCAGACCGTATCAGGCTCAGGGATTGAGCTATCTCAACTTCCTGCGTGAATACGGTTTCGGCGGCATCCTGGCTGATGAAATGGGGCTGGGTAAAACCATCCAGACTCTTTCATACATCCAGTCGCTGGTGGATAGAGGGATCGAAGGCCCGAACCTGATCATTGTGCCGACTTCCGTGTTGCCCAACTGGGAGCGAGAGGCGCAAAAATTTGTTCCGACGCTGAAGCTGCTGACCATTTACGGCGCCAAGCGCGAAGGACTTTTCCAGCACATCAAGGATTCGAACATGGTCATCACGACCTATGCGCTGCTCCGTCGTGATCTGGACGAGTTGCTCAAGTTCGAATACGCCAGCGTCATTCTTGATGAAGCACAAAACATCAAGAATCCCAATACGATCACAGCCCGATCCGTGCGCAAACTGCAAGCGGGACTGCGCGTCTGCCTGTCTGGTACGCCAATTGAAAACAATCTCTTTGAGCTGTGGTCACTGTTTGAATTTCTCATGCCCGGATTCCTCGGGTCGCAGCACTCCTTCCAACGCGGCATCGTCAAACCCATCAAGGATGGCGACGAGGAAACGCTGGAATACCTGCGCACCCGCGTCAAGCCGTTCATTCTTCGCCGCACCAAGGCGGAAGTCGCCAAAGACCTGCCGCCCAAGATCGAGACGACCCATTATTGCGAACTGGTCGACGAACAACGCGAGCTTTACAATGCTCTGGCCAAGAAGCTCAAGGATCAGGTCCTGCGCGATGTCGAGGAGAAAGGCATGGCCAAGAGCCAGATGTCCATCCTGGACGCCCTGCTCAAACTGCGCCAAATCTGTTGCCATCCTCGTCTGCTCAAACTCGACATGCCTGGCGTGTCCACCAACCTGCCCTCAGGCAAGTTCGACGCATTCAAGGATCTTATCGTCGATATCATTGACGGTGGACACAAGGTGTTGGTCTTCTCCCAGTTCGTGAAGATGCTCCACGTCATTCGCAACTGGTTGCAGATTCGAGAGATTCCCTTTGCCTATCTGGATGGATCATCAAAGGATCGCTTCGAGCAGGTGGATCGTTTCAACGATAGTCCGGATATTCCGATTTTCCTCATTTCACTCAAGGCGGGCGGCACAGGCCTCAACCTGACCAGTGCGGACTATGTCATCCACTACGACCCGTGGTGGAACCCGGCCGTGGAAAATCAGGCCACAGACCGTACGCACCGTATCGGCCAGAAACGTCAGGTGTTTGCCTACAAGATGATCTGCCAGAATACTGTGGAAGAGCGCATCCTCAAGCTTCAGGAACAAAAAAAGGATGTGGCCAATGCGATCATCCCCGGTCAATCTGCACTGAAGAGCCTCACCAGAGACGATCTGGAAATGTTGTTCGAAATATAG
- a CDS encoding peptide-binding protein: MRLTNLIIVIFCLFSLAACGEGGGPATPVKPIHPADIPAQPQTGGSFVEASIGEPSNLITILSTDRPSHEVASRIYVNLLKYDKNINLVPYAAKSYEVLDGGKLLKFTLRNDIYWTDGVQLTAEDVEYTYRLTIDPKTPTAYAGNFKQVKSFRLTGKFSFEVEYEKPFAKALVSWATDILPKHALEGEDLLNTKYSRQPLGAGPYKLKEWTPGSQVVLEANPDFFEGRPYIDEVVYRIIPDMGTQFLELKAGNLDTVSLNPLQYLYQTSGPGWDGSFNKFKYTASAYSFLGFNFKHPFFQDVRVRQAIDYAIDRREIIKGVLYGLGEPANGPYEPGTWQYNVDVKPRKFNLAESRRLLAEAGWSDTDGDGILDKDGRPFAFSIITNQGNTQRIKCGIIIQHRLKDLGIKVEVRAIEWAAFLKEFIDKGRFDAIILGWNILQDPDIYNVWHSSMAVNGGLNFIHYINPELDELLSKGRYLVKQEERKPIYDKVQRILHDDVPYCFLYVPMTLPIVKARVQNITAAPAGIAYNFNQWWIPQTLQHQP, encoded by the coding sequence ATGAGACTCACCAACCTGATTATCGTTATCTTTTGTCTGTTCAGCCTCGCCGCCTGCGGAGAGGGGGGAGGGCCTGCTACTCCTGTTAAACCGATACACCCTGCGGATATTCCGGCCCAACCTCAGACGGGGGGCTCATTTGTCGAGGCGAGTATTGGTGAACCAAGCAATCTTATTACCATTTTGTCCACCGATAGGCCATCGCACGAGGTCGCCAGCCGTATTTATGTTAATCTTTTGAAATATGACAAGAATATCAACCTGGTCCCGTATGCTGCGAAGTCCTATGAGGTCCTGGATGGTGGCAAACTGCTGAAATTTACATTGCGGAATGACATTTACTGGACCGATGGGGTGCAGCTCACCGCAGAGGATGTCGAATATACCTACAGGCTGACCATAGACCCCAAGACGCCCACGGCCTATGCAGGCAACTTCAAACAGGTCAAATCATTTCGATTGACCGGGAAGTTCTCGTTTGAAGTCGAATATGAAAAACCCTTTGCAAAGGCACTGGTTTCATGGGCAACGGATATCCTGCCCAAGCATGCTCTTGAGGGTGAGGACCTGCTCAACACGAAATATAGTCGACAACCGTTGGGGGCTGGTCCGTACAAACTCAAGGAGTGGACACCAGGCAGTCAGGTCGTGTTGGAAGCCAATCCGGATTTTTTTGAGGGTAGGCCGTACATTGATGAAGTCGTGTATCGCATCATTCCTGACATGGGCACCCAGTTTCTGGAGCTCAAGGCAGGGAATCTGGATACCGTCAGTCTGAATCCATTGCAGTATCTTTACCAGACATCCGGTCCTGGATGGGATGGGAGTTTCAACAAGTTCAAGTACACGGCCTCGGCTTATTCCTTTTTGGGGTTTAATTTTAAGCATCCGTTTTTTCAAGATGTTCGTGTGCGTCAGGCCATTGATTACGCTATTGACAGGCGCGAGATAATCAAGGGAGTTCTATACGGACTGGGCGAACCGGCCAATGGCCCCTACGAGCCTGGCACTTGGCAGTACAATGTCGATGTAAAACCGAGGAAATTCAATCTTGCCGAGTCTCGTCGTCTGTTGGCAGAGGCGGGATGGAGCGACACTGATGGCGATGGGATACTGGACAAGGACGGAAGGCCGTTTGCCTTTTCCATTATTACCAACCAGGGGAACACCCAGCGCATCAAGTGTGGTATTATCATTCAACATCGGTTGAAAGATCTCGGTATCAAGGTCGAGGTCAGAGCCATTGAATGGGCTGCTTTTTTGAAGGAGTTCATTGACAAGGGACGGTTCGACGCTATTATTTTAGGATGGAATATTCTTCAAGATCCCGATATTTATAATGTATGGCATTCTTCTATGGCCGTTAACGGTGGATTGAACTTTATCCACTATATCAACCCTGAATTGGATGAACTGCTCTCCAAAGGTCGGTACCTGGTGAAGCAGGAAGAGCGCAAACCCATTTATGACAAGGTTCAGCGTATCCTGCATGACGATGTACCGTATTGTTTTCTGTATGTTCCAATGACGTTGCCTATTGTGAAGGCCAGGGTGCAGAATATAACAGCGGCACCTGCCGGGATAGCCTATAATTTCAATCAGTGGTGGATTCCACAAACCTTACAGCATCAACCGTAA
- a CDS encoding RelA/SpoT family protein, giving the protein MIRINQITEQVATYIDKPDLDLIQRAYVFSAQAHDGVVRRSGEPYISHPINVAYLLANMQLDEATVAAGLLHDTVEDTDTTVDEIEELFGSDVADIVDGVTKISRMDFESKAVQQAENIRKLILAMAEDIRVLMVKLADRLHNMRTLEHMKPVKQRLIAQETQDIYAPLANRLGLHRIKTELEDLCLRFLKPDVFEQLSEAVSEHRAAGEPYIDKVIALMQSMLKKNKMQGQVYGRTKHLHSIHVKMEQQGLTFDEIYDLIAFRIIVKSLKDCYAVLGLIHAEWRPVPGRFKDYISIPKTNMYQSLHSTVIGPDGERIEFQIRTEEMNQIAEYGVAAHWQYKEVGKGAKRGKTAGKRDAERYTWLKQIMDWQRELSDPREFMSSLRLEMFQDEVYVFTPNGDIKELPDGATPVDFAYAIHSEVGDICAGAKVNGRIVPLHSTLKNGDSVEVITDKNRVPSRDWLKFVKTAKARTRIKQYIRTVERERAIALGKDLLDKEGRRTGINVQKAIKDGEFIRLAEEFNCSSVDDLLTQVGFSRFTPRKVLKRLYALTHDEPLDERKLKDKEKGTEGESKKKPKADGLLISGVDNVLVRFAVCCNPLPGEPIVGYITRGRGVTVHRVDCPNVKSFEDERLLQVTWEGIEEKPYPAKVKIKCLNKPGMLGKICTMLADMDVNIDSGSFKSHVDGTSLLEFTVEVKDLDQLYSALAEVKKLKAVQEALRVS; this is encoded by the coding sequence ATGATTCGCATCAATCAGATCACCGAACAGGTGGCTACATATATCGATAAGCCCGATTTGGACCTTATCCAGAGGGCGTATGTTTTTTCCGCACAGGCTCATGATGGTGTCGTGCGGCGGTCTGGTGAGCCGTATATTTCCCATCCCATAAATGTCGCGTATCTTTTGGCCAACATGCAGCTTGACGAAGCCACTGTTGCGGCCGGCCTCCTGCATGACACGGTGGAGGATACCGATACCACGGTTGATGAGATCGAAGAGCTGTTCGGCTCGGACGTGGCTGATATCGTGGATGGCGTCACCAAAATATCCCGGATGGATTTCGAGTCCAAGGCCGTGCAGCAGGCGGAGAATATTCGCAAGCTCATTCTGGCTATGGCCGAGGATATTCGTGTGCTTATGGTTAAGCTGGCCGACAGGCTGCACAACATGCGTACGCTGGAGCACATGAAGCCGGTCAAGCAGCGGCTCATTGCCCAGGAGACCCAGGATATCTATGCGCCGTTGGCCAACCGCCTCGGTTTGCACCGGATCAAGACCGAACTGGAAGATCTCTGTCTGCGCTTTTTGAAACCCGATGTTTTTGAACAGCTCTCGGAAGCTGTGTCCGAACACCGGGCCGCCGGTGAGCCGTATATCGACAAGGTTATCGCTCTCATGCAGAGCATGCTCAAGAAGAACAAGATGCAGGGGCAGGTCTATGGGCGCACCAAGCATCTGCATTCCATTCATGTCAAGATGGAGCAGCAGGGGTTGACGTTTGATGAGATATACGACCTCATCGCCTTTCGTATCATCGTCAAGTCGTTGAAGGACTGTTACGCTGTTCTCGGCCTCATCCATGCGGAATGGCGTCCTGTCCCAGGGCGTTTCAAGGATTATATTTCCATCCCCAAGACGAACATGTATCAGTCGCTCCACTCCACGGTCATCGGGCCGGATGGCGAGCGCATCGAGTTTCAGATTCGTACTGAAGAAATGAACCAGATCGCTGAGTATGGTGTGGCCGCTCACTGGCAGTACAAGGAAGTGGGCAAGGGAGCCAAACGGGGCAAGACCGCCGGGAAGCGGGATGCCGAGCGGTATACCTGGCTCAAGCAGATCATGGACTGGCAGCGGGAGTTGTCTGACCCTCGTGAGTTCATGTCCTCACTGCGGCTGGAGATGTTTCAGGACGAAGTGTACGTATTTACGCCCAATGGTGACATCAAGGAGTTGCCTGACGGGGCCACCCCGGTTGATTTTGCCTACGCCATTCATTCCGAAGTGGGAGATATTTGTGCCGGAGCCAAGGTCAACGGACGAATCGTACCGTTGCATTCGACGCTCAAGAACGGTGACTCCGTGGAAGTCATTACGGACAAGAATCGGGTCCCCAGTCGGGACTGGCTCAAATTCGTCAAGACCGCCAAGGCGCGTACCCGTATCAAGCAGTACATCCGTACCGTGGAACGCGAGCGGGCCATTGCCCTTGGCAAGGATCTGCTGGACAAGGAAGGGCGTCGTACCGGTATCAACGTGCAGAAAGCCATCAAGGATGGCGAGTTCATCCGGTTGGCTGAAGAGTTCAATTGCAGCAGTGTGGATGATCTCCTGACCCAGGTTGGTTTTTCCCGTTTTACACCGCGTAAGGTGTTGAAACGTCTGTACGCCCTTACTCACGACGAGCCGCTGGATGAACGCAAGCTCAAGGACAAGGAAAAGGGCACAGAAGGGGAGAGCAAGAAAAAACCTAAAGCTGACGGGTTGCTGATCTCCGGCGTAGACAATGTGCTTGTTCGTTTCGCGGTCTGCTGCAATCCATTACCCGGTGAGCCTATTGTAGGTTATATCACCCGTGGGCGGGGTGTGACCGTGCATCGTGTCGATTGCCCCAATGTCAAAAGTTTTGAAGATGAGCGGCTCCTTCAGGTGACCTGGGAAGGGATTGAAGAAAAGCCGTATCCAGCCAAGGTCAAAATCAAATGCCTTAACAAGCCCGGCATGCTTGGCAAGATTTGCACCATGCTGGCAGACATGGATGTCAATATTGACTCCGGTAGTTTCAAATCTCACGTGGACGGCACATCTCTTCTGGAGTTTACCGTTGAGGTAAAGGATCTGGATCAGCTCTATTCGGCTCTGGCTGAAGTCAAAAAGCTCAAAGCGGTGCAGGAAGCTCTGCGCGTATCGTGA
- a CDS encoding cytochrome c3 family protein, with amino-acid sequence MYRLIMTILTVCMLTLAGGLANAAPDAPGDLKLGPPEGMTASKTMVDFSHKRHDDAKIDCVTCHHTWDGKSDIQSCATPGCHDQPGKKEKTAYYTAFHSKKAENSCLGCHKIVKKRDGKPVPVSCKSCHPK; translated from the coding sequence ATGTATCGCCTCATTATGACCATACTCACAGTCTGTATGCTGACCCTGGCAGGAGGGTTGGCCAATGCAGCCCCTGATGCTCCCGGAGATTTGAAGCTTGGACCGCCCGAAGGCATGACGGCTTCAAAGACCATGGTGGACTTCTCCCACAAGCGGCACGACGACGCCAAGATAGACTGTGTAACCTGCCACCACACATGGGACGGAAAGAGTGACATACAGAGTTGTGCTACCCCTGGTTGCCATGACCAACCCGGCAAGAAGGAAAAGACCGCCTACTATACAGCGTTCCATTCCAAGAAGGCTGAAAACAGCTGTCTCGGCTGTCACAAGATCGTGAAGAAGAGAGATGGCAAGCCGGTCCCGGTCAGTTGCAAGTCCTGTCACCCCAAGTAA
- a CDS encoding amino acid ABC transporter permease — MIKTYFEKPPVQNTILVGMVGLVIYYFAFVFEFKYDFDWAVFVTEGQYGHMGHLMLNGLNTTLTVTFYSTLIALACGTIFGLARLSKFKPVYWFATCYVEFFRNTPLMIQLFFWNFALPNAFPEEIRFKLFEMDFEFWCATIGCGIFTGAFMAEIIRAGIQSIPKGLLEASYSSGLTFTQTLRKIILPLAFREIIPPLGSEFLNNMKNTSLAMTIGVTELFWSMQEVLSLTYRTFEAIVVATLIYLILSLIIAGIMYVVNEKLKIMPRDKVTPLRKIADIIFWPFDLIGQVLEYVLWYFRKSPDKRTVSPITRLTKTSVKQLILFAKILFISGLAYSLYAIGMAIAHFNFTVIWANLPTLLFWRFPNGDETEFFMGFGGLAGSILIAIIAITGSFFIGLIIGMGRSAKNRVLRIPCTLYIELFRGVPLILVIFWFYMVVLPFVFKVYIQAFWAGTIALTFFFSAYIAETVRGGIENIPPGQVEAAKASGLTYFQTMRKIILPQALKQMLPALVGMFIAAFKDTSLLYIIGVMELLRAGYAVNNRLMVYPFEIYTTILVLYFIFSYIMSLYAKRLERRLSPERVRIDM, encoded by the coding sequence ATGATTAAAACGTATTTCGAGAAACCCCCGGTCCAGAACACAATCCTAGTAGGCATGGTCGGTCTGGTTATCTATTATTTCGCCTTTGTTTTCGAATTCAAATACGACTTCGACTGGGCCGTTTTTGTGACGGAAGGCCAATACGGGCACATGGGCCATCTCATGCTGAACGGCCTTAATACGACTCTGACAGTTACCTTCTATTCGACACTCATCGCGCTTGCCTGTGGAACCATTTTCGGCCTGGCCCGCCTGTCAAAGTTCAAACCGGTGTATTGGTTCGCCACCTGTTATGTTGAGTTTTTCCGTAACACTCCCCTGATGATCCAACTTTTTTTCTGGAACTTTGCCCTGCCCAATGCCTTTCCCGAAGAAATCCGTTTCAAACTCTTTGAAATGGACTTCGAATTCTGGTGCGCTACTATTGGTTGTGGTATCTTTACCGGCGCATTCATGGCTGAAATCATCCGCGCAGGCATCCAATCCATCCCCAAGGGATTGTTGGAAGCCTCCTATTCTTCCGGCCTGACCTTCACTCAAACCCTGCGTAAGATCATCCTGCCCCTGGCTTTCCGCGAGATCATTCCGCCCCTCGGCAGTGAATTCCTCAACAACATGAAGAACACGTCTCTGGCCATGACCATAGGTGTTACCGAGCTGTTCTGGTCCATGCAGGAAGTCCTCTCGCTCACCTACCGTACATTTGAAGCTATTGTGGTTGCGACCCTCATCTATCTCATTTTGTCTTTGATTATTGCTGGCATAATGTACGTCGTAAACGAAAAGCTGAAAATTATGCCCAGAGACAAGGTTACCCCTCTGCGCAAAATCGCGGATATCATATTCTGGCCTTTTGATTTGATCGGTCAGGTATTGGAATATGTGTTGTGGTACTTTAGAAAATCGCCGGACAAACGAACCGTTTCTCCTATTACCCGGCTTACCAAAACGTCTGTCAAACAACTCATCTTATTCGCCAAAATTCTCTTTATATCTGGCCTTGCCTATAGCCTCTATGCGATCGGCATGGCTATTGCTCACTTCAACTTCACAGTGATCTGGGCCAACCTTCCGACCCTGCTGTTCTGGCGCTTCCCTAACGGAGACGAAACTGAATTCTTTATGGGTTTTGGTGGACTCGCGGGCTCAATCCTTATTGCCATCATAGCCATTACCGGCAGCTTCTTTATTGGTCTTATCATTGGCATGGGACGATCTGCAAAAAACCGCGTTCTCAGAATTCCGTGCACACTCTATATTGAATTGTTTCGTGGGGTCCCTCTGATCCTTGTCATTTTCTGGTTCTACATGGTTGTGCTTCCGTTCGTATTCAAAGTATATATCCAAGCCTTCTGGGCCGGCACCATTGCCTTGACGTTTTTCTTTAGCGCATACATTGCCGAAACGGTTCGTGGTGGCATTGAAAACATTCCGCCCGGTCAGGTGGAAGCAGCCAAGGCATCAGGTTTGACCTACTTTCAAACCATGCGAAAAATCATTCTGCCCCAGGCACTCAAGCAAATGCTGCCCGCTCTGGTGGGCATGTTTATTGCCGCTTTCAAGGACACATCACTACTGTATATCATCGGTGTCATGGAACTCCTCAGGGCAGGATATGCAGTCAACAACCGCCTCATGGTTTATCCATTTGAAATCTACACGACCATCCTCGTACTCTACTTCATCTTCAGCTATATCATGAGCCTCTATGCAAAGCGGCTTGAAAGACGACTCAGCCCAGAGCGGGTTCGCATCGACATGTAG